A section of the Leminorella richardii genome encodes:
- the rsmS gene encoding pleiotropic regulatory protein RsmS, translated as MTPPDQSLEQAPEDVKLAVDLIYLLETHDIAPATVLSALKIVERDFQAKLEAQASR; from the coding sequence ATGACACCACCCGATCAATCGTTAGAACAGGCGCCAGAAGACGTAAAGCTGGCCGTCGATTTGATTTATCTTCTTGAAACGCACGATATAGCCCCGGCAACTGTCCTCTCGGCGCTTAAGATCGTTGAAAGGGATTTTCAGGCTAAGCTTGAGGCTCAAGCGTCTCGCTAG
- the priC gene encoding primosomal replication protein PriC — protein MNTGALLHTLQQQVNQLASAIADAPASAVMQPRFDDRLFNTRDPRLSHCQSEVENNLQLLSQAVEKRAQQQVAFLAERIVAQIEALQRELATLPVRERNVFNVKVEQDIYQTLARHQDYERRLVAMRRDKESLLSRQTTLSEQQRLQKELAALEGRLMRCRQALAKIERQIARRENGS, from the coding sequence ATGAATACTGGCGCCCTACTACATACGCTCCAGCAGCAGGTTAACCAGTTAGCCAGCGCTATCGCCGATGCGCCCGCATCCGCCGTTATGCAACCCCGCTTTGACGATCGGCTGTTCAACACTCGCGATCCCCGGCTTAGCCACTGTCAAAGCGAGGTAGAAAACAATCTACAGCTGCTGTCTCAGGCAGTAGAAAAGCGCGCGCAGCAACAGGTAGCCTTTCTGGCCGAGCGTATTGTCGCGCAAATAGAGGCGCTGCAAAGAGAGCTAGCGACACTCCCTGTGCGAGAGCGAAACGTCTTTAACGTTAAGGTTGAACAGGACATCTACCAAACTCTTGCTCGCCATCAGGACTATGAGCGGCGGCTGGTTGCCATGCGAAGAGACAAAGAAAGCCTGCTAAGCCGCCAAACAACCCTTTCAGAGCAGCAGAGGCTGCAAAAAGAACTTGCCGCGCTGGAGGGCCGCCTAATGCGCTGCCGTCAGGCGCTAGCAAAAATTGAGCGACAGATTGCTCGTCGCGAAAATGGCAGCTAG
- a CDS encoding vWA domain-containing protein, with the protein MMNLKYLLPSLAMLSASAFAVSPVPLHVNVKTELASPVILENSKDSNYLKVSLTGYQQDTAKRTPINLALVIDRSTSMSGDRIEKAREAAILAVNMLQDDDIISIIAYDNDAHVLIPATKANDKKKLIKIINDKVTPQGWTALFAGVSKGLKEVNKNLKKDQVNRIILLSDGQANVGPSSTKELADLGVVAAKQRIAVTTIGLGTSYNEDLMTALASYSDGNHAFVEKSSDLEAAFIKEFKDVMSVVAQEVTVTIRLQDGVKPLRLLGREGDITGNQVTVKLNQLYSNQEKYVLLELEPPKGKENEKKQIANVSVTYENLQTQKKDNVNNRVDIAYSKSEKAVKDATQEEIVVDSAIQKANLENVRAIQLLDEGKKDEANQILQRNAASMGALYDKVSSPEAKNKALQTQSDNSRLADDIESKGGAASRKSLKESTYKTQKQQSK; encoded by the coding sequence ATGATGAATTTGAAATATCTGCTTCCCTCTTTGGCTATGCTGTCCGCTTCGGCCTTTGCCGTTTCCCCGGTTCCGCTTCACGTCAACGTGAAAACCGAGCTGGCCTCGCCGGTGATCCTTGAAAACAGTAAAGACAGCAACTACCTAAAAGTGTCTCTGACTGGCTACCAGCAGGATACCGCAAAGCGCACGCCAATTAACCTGGCGCTGGTCATTGATCGCTCAACGTCAATGAGCGGCGACCGCATCGAAAAAGCCCGTGAAGCGGCCATTCTGGCCGTCAATATGCTGCAAGACGACGACATCATCTCCATCATTGCCTACGATAACGACGCTCACGTTCTGATCCCCGCCACTAAAGCTAATGATAAGAAAAAGCTTATCAAAATTATCAACGATAAAGTGACGCCTCAGGGATGGACAGCGCTGTTTGCTGGAGTCAGCAAAGGCCTTAAAGAGGTCAATAAGAACCTGAAAAAAGATCAGGTTAACCGCATTATTCTGCTGTCTGACGGGCAGGCCAACGTCGGCCCCAGCTCAACAAAAGAGCTGGCTGACCTCGGGGTCGTTGCCGCCAAACAGCGGATCGCCGTCACCACTATTGGCCTAGGTACCAGCTACAACGAAGACCTAATGACGGCTTTAGCAAGCTACAGCGACGGCAACCACGCGTTTGTTGAAAAATCCTCCGATCTGGAAGCTGCCTTTATTAAAGAATTTAAAGACGTAATGTCGGTTGTGGCACAGGAAGTCACTGTGACCATTCGCCTACAGGACGGCGTAAAGCCGCTGCGTCTGTTAGGCCGTGAAGGTGACATTACTGGCAATCAGGTAACCGTCAAGCTCAACCAGCTGTACTCTAATCAAGAAAAATACGTTCTGTTAGAGCTGGAGCCGCCGAAGGGTAAAGAAAACGAGAAAAAGCAGATTGCAAACGTAAGCGTTACCTATGAAAACCTGCAAACCCAGAAGAAAGATAACGTTAACAATCGCGTGGATATCGCTTACAGTAAATCAGAGAAAGCCGTTAAAGACGCAACGCAGGAAGAAATTGTCGTTGACTCTGCCATTCAAAAAGCCAATCTGGAAAACGTGCGCGCTATTCAGCTACTGGATGAAGGTAAAAAAGACGAAGCGAACCAAATCCTGCAGCGTAATGCGGCCAGCATGGGTGCTCTATACGATAAAGTGAGCAGTCCAGAAGCCAAAAACAAAGCACTCCAGACTCAGTCTGATAACTCCCGTCTAGCGGATGATATTGAAAGTAAAGGCGGTGCAGCCTCTCGCAAGAGCCTGAAGGAAAGCACGTATAAAACGCAAAAACAGCAATCAAAATAG
- a CDS encoding YbaB/EbfC family nucleoid-associated protein: MFGKGGIGNLMKQAQQMQDKMQKMQEEIAQMEVTGESGAGMVKVTINGAHNCRRVEIDPSLMEDDKEMLEDLIAAAFNDAARRVEETQKEKMAQVSGGMQLPPGFKMPF, encoded by the coding sequence ATGTTTGGTAAAGGTGGAATTGGCAACTTAATGAAGCAAGCTCAGCAGATGCAGGACAAAATGCAGAAGATGCAGGAAGAGATTGCTCAAATGGAAGTCACCGGTGAATCCGGTGCTGGCATGGTGAAAGTCACCATTAACGGCGCACACAACTGCCGCCGCGTAGAAATCGATCCGAGCCTGATGGAAGACGATAAAGAGATGCTGGAAGACCTGATTGCCGCCGCCTTTAACGACGCAGCTCGCCGTGTAGAAGAGACACAGAAAGAGAAGATGGCTCAGGTGTCTGGCGGTATGCAGCTGCCTCCTGGCTTTAAGATGCCGTTCTGA
- a CDS encoding sensor histidine kinase — protein sequence MKAGRPFYLFIFITLLLIGLIGSFGFRILNQEQTVNDYQAEQLAKSRVAQTQGFILQQLDHKQVRLSAMLSYLSQDPDALRLLIAQDSDIESIFILKAGKLVFPDAHGPISQKESRFIESLTPVLQDPSQLIGKQHISDDSTPTAGWYLMQESGHPLLLYWQKNGEDTVGIKLSYAKLLADTVANVDINYTPDSITISDSGQLLYQYAPEGKIDRQAQPTYGQALPYPLHNWRVDYYASVEDRSALLYAGMALIVLLIAIVIVVAFLLYREFNRATQLARRQVDFVGQVSHELKTPLTNITLYAEMLKEMAQEEESASVHYLDVIVSESQRLSRLIQNVLTFTKAPKISRQEIHVGTLLEQVKDIFTPVFDAKGLTLELHIDGDIKVYSDADRVTQIVSNLLSNAEKYAADGKRVELYAQQDGERVYLGVRDFGKGLPERELRVIFQPFYRVKSSITEGVSGTGIGLTIAKQLAESLSGTLRAENREPGMAFILTLPKQGAEA from the coding sequence ATGAAAGCCGGACGCCCCTTTTATCTGTTCATATTTATCACTCTGCTGCTGATAGGGCTTATCGGCAGCTTCGGCTTTCGCATACTCAATCAGGAACAAACCGTTAATGACTATCAGGCGGAACAGCTGGCCAAGAGCCGTGTAGCCCAAACGCAAGGGTTTATCCTACAGCAGTTAGATCACAAGCAGGTTCGTCTAAGCGCCATGCTGTCCTACCTGAGTCAGGATCCTGACGCGCTCCGTTTACTTATTGCTCAGGACAGCGACATTGAGTCCATATTTATCCTCAAAGCCGGAAAACTGGTCTTCCCTGACGCCCACGGCCCTATTAGCCAAAAAGAATCCCGCTTTATCGAATCCCTAACGCCTGTGCTGCAAGATCCGTCACAGCTTATCGGTAAGCAGCATATTTCAGACGACAGCACGCCAACCGCGGGCTGGTATCTGATGCAGGAAAGCGGTCACCCGCTGCTGCTTTACTGGCAAAAGAACGGTGAAGACACCGTCGGCATCAAGCTCAGCTACGCCAAACTGCTGGCAGACACTGTCGCCAACGTCGACATAAACTACACGCCGGACAGCATCACCATTTCCGACAGCGGGCAGCTTCTGTATCAGTATGCGCCCGAGGGGAAAATAGACCGTCAGGCTCAGCCCACTTACGGTCAGGCGCTGCCCTATCCTCTCCACAACTGGAGAGTAGACTATTACGCCAGCGTGGAAGATCGTTCAGCGCTGCTCTATGCAGGAATGGCCCTGATAGTTCTTCTGATTGCCATCGTCATCGTTGTGGCATTTCTGCTGTACCGAGAGTTTAACCGGGCAACGCAGCTGGCGCGCAGACAGGTGGACTTTGTCGGGCAGGTATCCCACGAGCTGAAAACGCCGCTGACCAACATCACCCTCTACGCTGAGATGCTGAAAGAAATGGCTCAGGAAGAGGAAAGCGCCAGCGTTCACTATCTTGACGTTATCGTTAGCGAGAGCCAGCGCCTTTCAAGGCTGATACAAAACGTGCTGACGTTTACCAAAGCGCCCAAAATCAGCCGACAGGAAATCCATGTCGGAACACTGCTTGAACAGGTAAAAGATATTTTTACTCCGGTGTTCGACGCTAAAGGCCTGACGTTAGAGCTGCATATTGACGGCGATATCAAGGTGTATAGCGATGCTGACAGGGTCACACAGATTGTCAGTAATCTGCTCAGCAACGCAGAAAAGTACGCTGCCGACGGCAAACGCGTCGAGCTTTATGCCCAACAAGACGGCGAGCGCGTCTATCTTGGCGTTAGAGACTTTGGCAAAGGGCTGCCGGAAAGAGAGCTGAGAGTTATTTTCCAGCCGTTTTACCGCGTGAAGTCATCCATTACCGAAGGTGTCAGCGGTACCGGCATCGGCCTGACCATCGCTAAACAGCTTGCAGAGAGCCTGTCCGGTACGCTAAGGGCAGAAAACAGGGAACCCGGCATGGCGTTTATTTTGACCCTGCCGAAACAGGGCGCGGAGGCCTGA
- a CDS encoding DsrE/DsrF/TusD sulfur relay family protein: MQRILVIANGAPYGSELLFNALRLSIALKEQPAEIELKVFLMSDAVSAGLRNQKPHEGYHLQQMLEILTAQGVTVKLCKTCTDARGISGLPLIEGVEIGTLVELAQWTLEAEKVLTF, from the coding sequence ATGCAACGTATTTTAGTTATCGCCAACGGCGCTCCTTACGGCAGTGAGCTGTTGTTCAACGCGCTGCGCCTGTCCATTGCGCTGAAAGAACAGCCTGCAGAAATCGAGCTAAAGGTGTTTTTGATGTCTGACGCCGTTAGCGCCGGGCTGCGCAATCAGAAGCCTCACGAGGGCTATCATCTCCAGCAGATGCTGGAAATTCTTACTGCGCAGGGCGTAACGGTTAAGCTGTGTAAAACCTGTACCGACGCGCGCGGCATTAGCGGTCTACCGCTAATTGAGGGTGTTGAAATCGGAACGCTGGTAGAGTTGGCACAGTGGACGCTGGAGGCCGAGAAGGTCTTAACCTTTTAA
- the dnaX gene encoding DNA polymerase III subunit gamma/tau produces the protein MSYQVLARKWRPQSFADVVGQEHVLAAIANGLSLGRIHHAYLFSGTRGVGKTSIARLLAKGLNCESGVTATPCGKCANCREIEEGRFVDLLEIDAASRTKVEDTRELLDNVQYAPARGRFKVYLIDEVHMLSRHSFNALLKTLEEPPEHVKFLLATTDPQKLPVTILSRCLQFHLKALDVEQIKGQLEKVLLDEKIPSEPKALSLLARAAQGSMRDALSLTDQAIAMGSGSVSTDAVSAMLGTLDEEYTLSLLEALEQGSGETLMAQVGQIAAKGIDWESLLVDTLALLHQVAMIQLLPSALDPLKHSESRMRELARRISPQDLQLYYQTLLVGRKELPYAPDRRMGVEMTLLRALAFHPKRVGALAESAPVESAPAVSESAPLMPQPSSVQANDRFAAASHAEARVVEQTNTPARSVQTPPIQPQTQVSQESYPESDASAGLPTTTAQMLQARSQLRRQQESSETKKSKPATSGSVKPASSVLERLAAATEKKGDSPARAAKAPGKEEKKDSYRWKAQHDFEAVSKPVATPKALRSALEHEKTPELSAKLAEESLVRDPWAAEIAELPLPKLVQQLALNAFKQQVSDDEVCLHLRPGQRHLNSPSAQQALAEAMSQKAGRSITLTVIEDDDRSVKTPLECRQAIYEEKLTQAKTSIAEDSHIQTLCRYFDAQLDEDSIRPV, from the coding sequence ATGAGCTATCAAGTTCTGGCGCGTAAATGGCGCCCCCAAAGCTTTGCAGACGTTGTCGGTCAGGAACATGTCCTGGCCGCCATCGCCAATGGCCTGTCGCTCGGTCGGATTCATCACGCGTATCTTTTTTCCGGCACGCGCGGCGTAGGGAAAACCTCTATCGCACGCCTGCTGGCAAAAGGGCTGAACTGCGAAAGCGGCGTGACGGCAACGCCATGCGGCAAGTGTGCTAACTGTCGGGAAATCGAAGAGGGGCGCTTTGTCGACCTGCTTGAGATTGACGCCGCGTCCCGCACCAAAGTTGAGGATACCCGCGAGCTGCTGGATAACGTCCAGTACGCTCCTGCCCGAGGGCGGTTTAAGGTTTATCTCATCGACGAAGTTCATATGCTTTCCCGCCACAGCTTTAACGCGCTGCTGAAAACGCTCGAAGAGCCGCCAGAGCACGTTAAGTTCCTGCTTGCCACCACCGATCCGCAAAAGCTCCCGGTGACGATTCTGTCCCGCTGCCTGCAGTTTCATCTAAAGGCGCTGGACGTAGAACAGATCAAAGGCCAACTGGAAAAAGTGCTGCTGGATGAAAAGATCCCGTCAGAGCCTAAAGCGCTAAGCCTGCTGGCTCGCGCCGCTCAGGGCAGTATGCGAGACGCGCTGAGTTTGACCGATCAGGCTATTGCCATGGGCAGCGGTAGCGTATCGACTGACGCTGTTAGCGCCATGCTGGGCACGCTTGATGAAGAGTACACGCTGTCTTTGCTGGAAGCGTTAGAGCAGGGTAGCGGCGAAACGCTTATGGCACAGGTAGGGCAGATTGCCGCTAAGGGGATCGACTGGGAAAGCCTGCTGGTGGATACACTGGCGCTGCTGCATCAGGTTGCCATGATCCAGCTTTTACCTTCTGCTCTCGACCCGCTTAAACACAGCGAATCCCGTATGCGCGAGCTGGCACGGCGTATCTCTCCGCAGGATTTACAGCTTTATTATCAAACGCTGCTGGTAGGGCGAAAAGAGCTGCCCTACGCGCCGGACAGACGCATGGGCGTAGAAATGACGCTGCTGCGGGCGCTGGCTTTCCACCCTAAACGCGTCGGCGCGCTGGCTGAAAGTGCACCAGTAGAAAGCGCTCCGGCGGTATCTGAATCGGCACCATTAATGCCGCAGCCGTCATCGGTACAGGCTAATGACCGGTTTGCTGCCGCTTCGCACGCTGAAGCCAGAGTGGTAGAGCAGACGAATACGCCAGCTCGAAGCGTACAGACACCGCCTATCCAGCCTCAGACGCAGGTTTCTCAAGAATCGTATCCAGAAAGCGATGCGTCGGCAGGTCTGCCGACCACTACGGCGCAAATGCTCCAGGCGCGCAGTCAGCTGCGTCGCCAGCAGGAGAGTAGCGAAACAAAAAAGAGTAAGCCGGCCACGTCTGGGAGCGTGAAGCCGGCATCCTCCGTCCTTGAGCGCCTAGCGGCCGCGACGGAGAAGAAGGGCGACTCCCCAGCCCGCGCGGCGAAAGCGCCCGGTAAAGAAGAAAAAAAGGATAGTTACCGCTGGAAGGCACAGCACGATTTTGAAGCCGTCAGTAAGCCTGTGGCAACTCCGAAGGCGCTGCGTTCGGCTCTTGAGCACGAAAAGACGCCAGAGCTGTCTGCAAAACTGGCCGAAGAGTCGCTGGTGCGCGATCCCTGGGCTGCTGAAATCGCCGAGCTTCCTTTGCCGAAGCTGGTACAGCAGCTGGCGTTGAACGCCTTTAAACAGCAGGTGTCTGATGATGAGGTCTGCCTGCATTTGAGGCCCGGTCAGCGCCACCTGAATTCTCCATCAGCGCAGCAGGCGCTGGCAGAGGCGATGAGCCAGAAAGCCGGGCGGTCTATTACGCTGACGGTCATCGAAGATGACGATCGTTCGGTAAAAACGCCTCTGGAGTGCCGCCAGGCAATCTATGAGGAAAAGCTGACACAGGCTAAAACGTCGATCGCTGAAGACAGCCATATTCAAACGCTTTGCCGCTATTTTGACGCACAGCTGGATGAGGACAGTATCCGGCCGGTTTAA
- a CDS encoding DUF454 family protein, translated as MYRLFLLGLGWLSIGLAALGVLLPILPTTPFLLLAAWCFARSSPRFHDWLLYRSWFGPYLRHWQTHRGLPPGAKGRAILLIVCTFALSLWLVPVLWVRVLLLTLMIVLLIFMLRLPVVDVEK; from the coding sequence ATGTATAGGCTTTTTCTTCTTGGTCTCGGCTGGCTTTCTATTGGCCTCGCCGCGCTGGGCGTGCTGCTGCCGATATTGCCTACGACGCCGTTTCTGCTGTTGGCGGCCTGGTGCTTTGCCCGCTCTTCGCCGCGCTTTCATGACTGGCTGCTGTATCGTTCTTGGTTTGGCCCCTATCTGAGACATTGGCAAACTCACCGCGGGCTGCCGCCGGGAGCAAAAGGTCGCGCTATCCTGCTGATTGTCTGTACATTCGCCCTTTCACTGTGGCTGGTGCCAGTACTGTGGGTGCGGGTGCTTTTATTGACGCTGATGATCGTTTTACTGATTTTCATGCTGCGCCTGCCAGTCGTGGATGTGGAAAAATAG
- the apt gene encoding adenine phosphoribosyltransferase: MTTTEQQQLIKDSITTIPDYPKAGILFRDITTLLENPAAFSATISLIVERYKDKGIDKVVGTEARGFLFGAPVALALGVGFVPVRKKGKLPRECLQETYDLEYGTDVLEIHADSIQQNENVLVIDDLLATGGTIEATAKLIRRLGGIVHDAAFVIELPELGGRARLVSQKIDCYSLVSFDGH, translated from the coding sequence ATGACGACAACTGAACAGCAGCAACTGATCAAGGACAGCATCACCACCATTCCCGATTATCCTAAAGCGGGGATCCTGTTTCGCGACATCACAACCCTCTTGGAAAATCCGGCTGCGTTTTCCGCCACTATTAGCCTGATTGTCGAGCGCTATAAAGATAAAGGCATCGATAAAGTAGTTGGCACCGAGGCGCGCGGCTTTTTGTTTGGCGCACCGGTTGCGCTGGCGCTGGGCGTCGGCTTTGTTCCTGTGCGTAAAAAAGGCAAGCTTCCCCGTGAGTGTCTACAGGAAACCTACGATCTGGAGTACGGCACTGACGTGCTGGAAATCCACGCAGACAGTATTCAGCAAAATGAAAACGTGCTGGTTATTGACGATCTACTAGCCACTGGCGGAACCATTGAGGCCACAGCCAAACTTATCCGCCGCCTTGGCGGTATTGTTCACGACGCTGCGTTTGTCATTGAACTCCCTGAGCTGGGTGGCCGCGCGCGCCTGGTTTCTCAAAAGATAGACTGCTACAGTCTAGTCTCTTTCGACGGCCACTAA
- a CDS encoding response regulator transcription factor has product MKILIAEDDFHIRNGLKDMLSREGYSVLAAENGKIALALYHQEQPDFVILDIMMPEMDGYSVCKAIRGQDEHTPVIFLSAKGEEIDKVLGLELGADDYINKPFGIHEVRARIKTIARRCLRAKRLAPELPFPFGDLEIFPSELCAKRRQQTIELSLRDIRILTCLYQHRNQVVGRDTLIDSAWGCDHLPNSRTLDQHISRLRKLIETDPASPTLIRTVHGSGYRYQE; this is encoded by the coding sequence GTGAAAATTCTTATTGCAGAAGACGATTTCCACATTCGCAACGGGCTCAAAGACATGCTCAGCCGTGAGGGATATTCCGTTCTCGCCGCAGAAAACGGAAAGATCGCACTGGCGCTTTACCATCAGGAACAGCCTGACTTTGTTATTCTTGACATCATGATGCCAGAAATGGACGGCTACTCCGTCTGCAAGGCCATTCGAGGGCAGGATGAACATACGCCAGTGATCTTTTTATCGGCCAAGGGAGAAGAGATCGATAAGGTCTTGGGGCTCGAACTTGGCGCTGATGACTATATCAACAAGCCGTTCGGCATCCATGAGGTGCGCGCGCGGATAAAAACTATCGCCCGTCGCTGTCTGAGAGCCAAGCGTCTCGCACCAGAGCTCCCCTTCCCCTTTGGCGATCTGGAAATTTTTCCTTCAGAGCTGTGCGCTAAGCGCCGGCAGCAGACGATTGAGCTGTCACTGAGAGACATCAGGATCCTGACCTGCCTGTACCAGCATAGAAATCAGGTTGTTGGGAGAGATACCCTGATTGACTCAGCCTGGGGCTGCGATCATCTACCTAACAGCAGAACGCTGGATCAGCATATTTCCCGGTTGCGCAAGCTGATTGAAACTGACCCTGCCAGCCCGACGCTAATCCGCACCGTTCACGGATCCGGCTACCGCTATCAGGAATAA
- a CDS encoding efflux RND transporter periplasmic adaptor subunit — MSKYRGLKPLAAALMLSSGLALVGCDNQSGEGAQRSAPKVEVVTISSQPVNITTELPGRTAAFRIAEVRPQVSGIILKRQFTEGSTITENQSLYQIDPATYQATYDSAAADLAKAQASANLNHLTVKRYKPLVGTNFISRQDYDTAVANARQSDAAVQAAKAALDTARINLEYTKVMSPISGRIGKSSVTEGALVNANQATALATVQQLDPIYVDITQSSNDYLALERELANGTLTKEQGAKAQVSLVFDDGTVYEHPGKLEFEDVTVDETTGSITMRAVFPNPKNQILPGMFVRAKVNQGLRPDALLAPQQGVTRNQRGEATVLVVNKDNKVEQKVIVTGQSVGSNWLVTSGLERGEKVIVTGLQKIRVGVEVSASEFSDKPKESAAPQGEAKPEAK, encoded by the coding sequence ATGAGTAAATACAGAGGGCTGAAGCCTCTGGCAGCAGCGCTGATGCTTTCCAGCGGTTTAGCGCTTGTGGGATGCGACAACCAGTCTGGAGAAGGCGCTCAAAGGTCTGCACCCAAAGTTGAGGTAGTGACCATTTCGTCACAGCCCGTCAATATCACGACTGAACTTCCAGGGCGTACTGCGGCCTTTCGCATTGCTGAAGTGCGTCCTCAGGTCAGCGGTATCATCCTGAAGCGTCAGTTTACCGAAGGCAGCACGATTACAGAAAACCAGTCGCTGTATCAAATCGATCCGGCGACCTACCAGGCCACTTACGACAGCGCAGCAGCCGATCTGGCGAAAGCGCAGGCCAGCGCCAACCTGAATCACCTGACGGTTAAGCGCTATAAGCCTCTGGTCGGCACCAACTTTATCAGCCGCCAGGACTACGATACTGCTGTCGCTAACGCGCGCCAGTCAGACGCCGCAGTGCAGGCAGCAAAAGCGGCGCTGGATACTGCCCGCATCAATCTGGAATACACCAAGGTGATGTCCCCTATTAGTGGACGAATCGGGAAATCCAGCGTAACAGAAGGCGCTCTGGTTAACGCTAACCAGGCTACCGCCCTCGCGACAGTTCAGCAGCTTGATCCCATCTATGTGGATATCACTCAGTCCAGCAACGACTACTTGGCGCTGGAAAGAGAGCTGGCCAACGGCACGCTGACCAAAGAACAGGGCGCCAAGGCTCAGGTAAGCCTAGTCTTTGACGACGGCACTGTATACGAGCACCCGGGCAAGCTGGAATTTGAAGACGTTACCGTTGACGAAACCACCGGCTCAATCACTATGCGCGCCGTGTTCCCTAACCCGAAAAACCAAATCCTGCCGGGCATGTTTGTTCGCGCTAAGGTTAATCAGGGCCTGCGCCCTGACGCGCTACTGGCTCCTCAACAGGGCGTAACGCGTAACCAGCGCGGTGAAGCAACGGTACTGGTTGTCAATAAAGACAACAAGGTTGAGCAGAAAGTTATTGTTACGGGTCAATCCGTTGGCAGCAACTGGCTGGTCACCAGCGGGCTTGAGCGCGGCGAGAAAGTGATCGTTACTGGTCTGCAAAAGATTCGAGTTGGGGTAGAAGTCAGCGCGTCGGAGTTTTCCGATAAGCCGAAAGAAAGCGCAGCGCCTCAAGGCGAAGCAAAGCCCGAAGCGAAGTAA
- the acrR gene encoding multidrug efflux transporter transcriptional repressor AcrR produces MGRSTKQQSLETRQHILDAAIQEFSRRGVTSTSLNDIALAAGVTRGAIYWHFKNKVDIFIAMWAQVESSIDDEALRYRNEFSSDPIRALRQTLIYVLQLTETDIRRRNLLAILFHKCEFVGELISLQQIHQSLYLQNEERIENALRECVEKGQLPESLDLRLAAISMRSYIWGLMGSWLFMPQAYSLAKEAPRLVDAYLDSLRHSSALARVVTK; encoded by the coding sequence ATGGGCCGCAGCACGAAACAGCAGTCATTAGAGACCCGTCAACATATTCTTGACGCCGCCATACAGGAGTTTTCCCGTCGCGGCGTTACGAGCACGTCGCTGAATGATATTGCCTTGGCTGCGGGCGTTACGCGCGGGGCAATATATTGGCATTTCAAGAATAAAGTCGATATTTTCATCGCAATGTGGGCTCAGGTAGAGTCTAGCATTGATGATGAAGCCCTGCGATACAGAAATGAGTTTTCTTCCGATCCCATACGGGCGCTGCGACAGACACTTATTTATGTTTTACAGCTGACAGAAACAGACATTCGGCGTAGAAATTTACTGGCGATATTATTCCATAAGTGCGAGTTTGTTGGCGAGCTTATTTCCCTTCAACAAATACATCAATCCCTCTATTTACAAAACGAAGAGCGCATCGAGAACGCGTTGCGTGAATGTGTTGAAAAGGGGCAACTTCCGGAATCGCTGGATTTGCGTTTGGCTGCCATTTCCATGCGGTCTTATATTTGGGGGCTGATGGGCAGCTGGCTGTTTATGCCACAGGCTTACAGTCTGGCCAAAGAGGCACCCAGACTGGTTGACGCCTATCTGGATTCACTAAGACACAGTAGCGCTCTGGCTCGAGTGGTGACAAAATAG
- the recR gene encoding recombination mediator RecR, with the protein MQTSPLLESLMEALRCLPGVGPKSAQRMAFQLLQRDRSGGMRLAQALTRAMSEVGHCRDCRTFTEEDVCTICNNQRRQSSGQICVVESPADIHAIEQTGQFAGRYFVLMGHLSPLDGIGPNDIGLDRLEERLAAETIKEVILATNPTVEGDATANFIAEMCASYGVMASRIAHGVPVGGELEMVDGTTLSHSLAGRQRIGN; encoded by the coding sequence ATGCAAACCAGTCCTTTGCTCGAATCGCTGATGGAGGCGCTGCGCTGCTTGCCCGGTGTAGGCCCCAAGTCAGCGCAGCGTATGGCATTTCAGCTGCTGCAGCGCGATCGCAGCGGCGGTATGCGTTTGGCGCAGGCGTTGACTCGCGCCATGTCAGAAGTGGGCCACTGCCGCGACTGCCGAACGTTTACCGAAGAGGACGTATGTACCATCTGTAATAACCAACGGCGTCAGAGCAGCGGTCAGATCTGCGTCGTGGAAAGCCCTGCGGATATTCACGCTATTGAACAAACCGGGCAGTTTGCCGGTCGCTATTTTGTCCTGATGGGGCATCTTTCTCCTCTGGACGGCATCGGGCCGAACGACATCGGACTCGATCGTCTGGAAGAGCGTTTGGCGGCAGAGACGATCAAAGAAGTGATCCTTGCCACTAACCCGACCGTGGAAGGGGATGCGACTGCTAACTTTATTGCCGAGATGTGTGCATCCTACGGCGTTATGGCCAGCCGCATTGCTCACGGCGTACCGGTCGGCGGTGAGCTGGAAATGGTCGATGGCACAACGCTGTCCCACTCTTTAGCCGGGCGGCAGCGGATAGGAAACTAA